Proteins from one Solenopsis invicta isolate M01_SB chromosome 11, UNIL_Sinv_3.0, whole genome shotgun sequence genomic window:
- the LOC105198773 gene encoding peroxidasin isoform X2: MTLTCRVTGDPTPKIKWMKNKRKYFWERERMATADDDNEKYVIHEDGDKYVIREDGTLVISGTTEQDSGIYECVASSDMGSTKSRKARAVITAAAAAAAATAARLIFAERPESQNVSVGTDVTFSCRARALANPKPDVRWFRDGRAISFGERISLENDGASLRIHAVKETDAGKYECYLKSIDHMVHLFADLNVFVRDSSSSSAPRLLFRPRDMEAEPDATVEVPCRAEGIPKPVIQWKKDGSALEGNRFKIMRGGSLVIFNVTPRDSGRYECSAVNDYGRATADALVRVRQLGAADTTLVVRAFQSATEEIDRAINKTLSSLFNPDGSSKHQVNPFRLARFPDAIGRAAARPAELFERTLVNIRRMVDAGGKANVTADFRYEDILTTDQVREIERLSGCTGHRRRQNCSDRCFHRKYRSVDGSCNNLRHPTWGSSYTGFRRILRPIYENGFSTPVGWEKGRRYHGYPKPAARLVSTTLISTRHVTSDDRISHMVMQWGQFLDHDLDHSLPSVSSESWDGIDCKKSCDNAAPCFPMEVPANDPRVDNRRCIDFVRTSAVCGSGATSILWGGGLMPREQLNQLTSYLDASQVYGYDDELARDLRDTTTDRGLLREGVALPGRKPLLPYAASGQFVDCRRNPLESSINCFVAGDIRANEQVGLLAMHTIWLREHNRLARALRDMNPHWNGERLYQEARRIVGAEMQHITYRHWLPRIFGDGQESSLPPYRGYDPNVDASVSNVFATAALRFGHSLIQPRLERLDASFRSIPQGPLELRDAFFAPWRLVEEGGVDPLIRGMYATAAKLKLPEQNLNRELTEQLFRTAHAVALDLAAMNVQRGRDHGLPGYLEWRDYCNMSRVETFEHLAGDISSARVRQKLRELYGHPANIDVWVGGILEDQLPGMKVGPLFKCLLLEQFRRTRDGDRFWYENPSVFDAQQLVQIQQVSLARILCDNADNITRVQPNVFLLPEAPTNDLVSCDEIPYVDLSAWSDCCDNCENRDNTIFRVRREAEKYFPPANSSDVHVNDVESLNRDEKIQYLLRMFEESDREAKRLRDRADDLAQTVKELESVLRDVLRERDNRKVKLSVYN; encoded by the exons ATGACATTGACGTGTCGAGTAACGGGTGATCCGACGCCAAAAATTAAATGGATGAAAAACAAACGGAAATATTTTTGGGAGAGAGAGCGAATGGCGACAGCGGATGACGATAATGAAAAGTACGTGATCCACGAGGACGGTGACAAGTACGTGATCCGCGAGGATGGCACCTTGGTGATATCGGGCACGACCGAACAGGACAGCGGGATATACGAGTGCGTGGCCAGCAGCGACATGGGCTCGACCAAATCGAGAAAGGCCAGAGCGGTGatcacggcggcggcggcggcggcggcggcgacggcagcCCGCTTGATATTCGCCGAAAGGCCGGAATCGCAAAACGTCAGCGTCGGCACCGACGTCACCTTTTCCTGCCGTGCGCGAGCGCTGGCTAATCCCAAGCCGGATGTTCGCTGGTTCCGAGATGGTCGAGCCATCTCCTTTGGCGAGAGAATCTCGCTCGAGAACGACGGCGCCTCGCTGCGCATCCACGCGGTCAAGGAAACCGACGCGGGCAAATACGAGTGTTATCTCAAGAGCATCGACCACATGGTTCATCTCTTCGCGGACTTGAATGTCTTTGTCCGcgactcgtcgtcgtcgtcagccCCCCGATTGCTCTTTAGACCGCGAGACATGGAGGCGGAACCAGATGCCACCGTTGAGGTACCTTGCCGGGCCGAGGGTATCCCAAAGCCGGTGATACAATGGAAAAAGGACGGCAGCGCGCTCGAGGGTAATAGGTTCAAGATCATGCGCGGAGGCAGTCTTGTTATTTTTAACGTGACTCCGCGAGACTCCGGCAG gTACGAGTGCTCGGCTGTAAACGATTACGGACGCGCAACCGCCGATGCTTTGGTGCGCGTTCGGCAGCTCGGTGCAGCGGATACGACGCTCGTCGTACGAGCTTTTCAAAGTGCCACCGAAGAGATCGATCGTGCCATTAATAAAACGCTGTCGTCTCTCTTTAATCCCGACGGCTCGTCCAAACACCAAGTTAATCCATTTCGGCTGGCACGATTTCCGGACGCGATCGGTCGCGCGGCCGCCAGACCAGCCGAGCTCTTCGAGAGAACTCTCGTCAACATTCGACGTATGGTGGATGCCGGCGGAAAGGCAAACGTCACCGCTGACTTTCGTTACGAGGACATCTTGACGACCGATCAG GTGAGGGAGATCGAACGATTGTCCGGATGCACCGGTCATAGACGTCGACAGAACTGCAGCGACAGATGCTTCCATCGGAAATATCGAAGCGTAGACGGCAGCTGCAACAATCTGCGCCATCCTACTTGGGGCTCGTCGTACACGGGCTTCCGAAGAATATTGCGACCGATCTACGAGAATGGTTTCTCGACGCCAGTCGGCTGGGAGAAAGGACGACGGTATCACGGTTATCCGAAGCCCGCCGCGCGTCTCGTGTCGACCACCCTCATCTCCACTCGCCACGTCACATCGGACGATCGGATCAGCCACATGGTGATGCAGTGGGGTCAGTTCTTGGACCACGATCTCGATCACTCGTTACCCTCGGTCTCGAGCGAATCGTGGGACGGCATCGATTGCAAAAAGTCCTGCGACAACGCCGCGCCCTGCTTCCCGATGGAGGTGCCGGCGAACGATCCGCGCGTCGACAACAGACGGTGCATCGACTTCGTGAGAACGAGCGCCGTGTGCGGTTCCGGCGCGACCAGTATCCTCTGGGGTGGCGGTCTGATGCCTCGGGAACAATTGAACCAGCTGACCAGCTACCTCGACGCCTCCCAGGTTTACGGCTACGACGACGAGCTGGCGCGCGACCTGCGCGACACGACCACGGATCGCGGCCTGCTGCGGGAGGGTGTCGCGCTTCCCGGTCGCAAGCCTCTGCTGCCGTACGCTGCCTCCGGCCAGTTCGTCGACTGTCGCAGGAATCCGCTGGAGAGCTCGATCAATTGTTTCGTGGCCGGTGACATTCGCGCCAACGAGCAGGTCGGCCTGCTGGCCATGCACACCATATGGCTGCGCGAGCACAATCGCCTCGCTCGCGCCCTGCGCGACATGAATCCACATTGGAATGGCGAGAGACTCTATCAGGAGGCGAGACGTATCGTCGGCGCTGAGATGCAGCACATCACTTATCGACACTGGTTACCGCGTATATTCGGAGACGGCCAAGAGTCTTCTTTGCCGCCGTACCGGGGCTACGATCCCAACGTCGACGCCAGCGTGTCCAACGTTTTCGCCACCGCCGCCCTGCGCTTCGGCCATTCGCTCATTCAGCCGCGTCTCGAGCGTCTCGACGCCTCCTTCCGATCGATTCCGCAGGGTCCTCTCGAGCTGCGAGACGCCTTTTTCGCGCCGTGGCGATTGGTCGAGGAAGGCGGCGTCGACCCGCTCATCCGAGGTATGTACGCCACGGCGGCGAAACTCAAGCTGCCCGAGCAGAATCTCAACCGAGAGCTCACCGAGCAACTCTTTCGCACCGCGCACGCGGTCGCGCTCGATCTAGCGGCGATGAACGTTCAGCGAGGGAGGGATCACGGGCTACCCGGCTATCTGGAATGGCGCGATTATTGCAACATGTCGCGCGTCGAGACGTTCGAGCATCTGGCTGGCGACATCAGCAGCGCTCGAGTGCGGCaaaagttgcgcgagttgtacGGCCATCCGGCTAATATAGACGTCTGGGTTGGCGGTATTCTCGAGGATCAGTTACCAGGGATGAAGGTTGGACCGCTGTTCAAATGTCTCCTATTGGAGCAATTCCGGCGAACGCGGGACGGCGATCGGTTCTGGTATGAGAATCCGAGTGTCTTTGACGCGCAACAGCTCGTCCAGATCCAGCAAGTGTCACTAGCCAGAATCTTGTGTGACAACGCCGACAATATTACTCGCGTGCAACCCAATGTCTTTCTACTGCCCGAAGCTCCTACAAACGACTTGGTCAGCTGCGACGAGATTCCTTACGTAGACTTGAGTGCGTGGTCCGACTGCTGCGACAATTGCGAGAATCGCGACAATACCATCTTCCGCGTGCGCAGAGAGGCTGAGAAATACTTTCCACCTGCTAATAGTTCCGACGTCCACGTCAACGATGTAGAGTCGTTGAATCGCGATgagaaaatacaatatttactaAGGATGTTCGAAGAAAGTGATAGAGAGGCCAAGAGACTGCGAGACCGGGCTGACGATCTGGCACAAACGGTGAAAGAACTCGAATCAGTTTTAAGAGACGTGTTACGTGAACGCGACAATAGGAAAGTAAAATTAAGCGTGTACAATTGA
- the LOC105198773 gene encoding peroxidasin isoform X1, with amino-acid sequence MRRITMDPFVWTLLLIPPLLFATDLLQQAAAVAPATAGECPQKCVCYDNTMQVRCMFVKLSQVPRVPANTTVLDLRFNNIAEVGAGSFHGLKKLHTLLLNDNHIRRLPLGAFEGAPNLRILYLYKNRLEHIAPGAFAGLPRLEQLYLHHNHLREIRPGTFNDLPALERLFLHSNKLHRLPADAFVNVGPMTRLRLDSNALICDCNLVWLVERLRDRPTEMAAICQSPHKMKGRSLATMLPEDFHCTKPRIIEGPEDTVVEFGDTMTLTCRVTGDPTPKIKWMKNKRKYFWERERMATADDDNEKYVIHEDGDKYVIREDGTLVISGTTEQDSGIYECVASSDMGSTKSRKARAVITAAAAAAAATAARLIFAERPESQNVSVGTDVTFSCRARALANPKPDVRWFRDGRAISFGERISLENDGASLRIHAVKETDAGKYECYLKSIDHMVHLFADLNVFVRDSSSSSAPRLLFRPRDMEAEPDATVEVPCRAEGIPKPVIQWKKDGSALEGNRFKIMRGGSLVIFNVTPRDSGRYECSAVNDYGRATADALVRVRQLGAADTTLVVRAFQSATEEIDRAINKTLSSLFNPDGSSKHQVNPFRLARFPDAIGRAAARPAELFERTLVNIRRMVDAGGKANVTADFRYEDILTTDQVREIERLSGCTGHRRRQNCSDRCFHRKYRSVDGSCNNLRHPTWGSSYTGFRRILRPIYENGFSTPVGWEKGRRYHGYPKPAARLVSTTLISTRHVTSDDRISHMVMQWGQFLDHDLDHSLPSVSSESWDGIDCKKSCDNAAPCFPMEVPANDPRVDNRRCIDFVRTSAVCGSGATSILWGGGLMPREQLNQLTSYLDASQVYGYDDELARDLRDTTTDRGLLREGVALPGRKPLLPYAASGQFVDCRRNPLESSINCFVAGDIRANEQVGLLAMHTIWLREHNRLARALRDMNPHWNGERLYQEARRIVGAEMQHITYRHWLPRIFGDGQESSLPPYRGYDPNVDASVSNVFATAALRFGHSLIQPRLERLDASFRSIPQGPLELRDAFFAPWRLVEEGGVDPLIRGMYATAAKLKLPEQNLNRELTEQLFRTAHAVALDLAAMNVQRGRDHGLPGYLEWRDYCNMSRVETFEHLAGDISSARVRQKLRELYGHPANIDVWVGGILEDQLPGMKVGPLFKCLLLEQFRRTRDGDRFWYENPSVFDAQQLVQIQQVSLARILCDNADNITRVQPNVFLLPEAPTNDLVSCDEIPYVDLSAWSDCCDNCENRDNTIFRVRREAEKYFPPANSSDVHVNDVESLNRDEKIQYLLRMFEESDREAKRLRDRADDLAQTVKELESVLRDVLRERDNRKVKLSVYN; translated from the exons ATGAGGCGGATCACCATGGACCCATTCGTCTGGACGTTGCTGCTGATCCCACCGCTCTTATTCGCGACGGATCTCTTGCAACAAGCTGCTGCGGTAGCACCAGCTACCGCAGGGGAATGCCCACAGAAATGCGTGTGCTACGACAACACGATGCAGGTGCGATGCATGTTCGTGAAGCTGAGCCAGGTGCCACGGGTGCCAGCTAACACCACCGTCCT AGATCTCCGATTTAACAATATCGCCGAAGTGGGCGCGGGATCGTTTCACGGACTAAAGAAATTGCACACCCTGCTACTGAACGACAACCACATTCGGCGACTGCCGCTGGGCGCGTTCGAGGGCGCACCGAATCTACGGATACTCTACTTGTACAAAAATCGGCTGGAACATATCGCGCCGGGCGCATTTGCGGGGCTACCGCGACTCGAGCAATTGTACCTGCATCACAATCATCTGCGAGAGATCCGACCGGGTACGTTCAACGATCTACCGGCGCTGGAACGTCTGTTTCTGCACAGCAACAAACTTCATCGGCTGCCGGCGGACGCGTTCGTCAACGTCGGCCCGATGACGCGGCTGCGTCTCGACAGCAACGCGCTCATTTGCGACTGCAATCTGGTCTGGCTGGTGGAACGCCTGCGGGACAGACCTACGGAGATGGCGGCGATTTGCCAATCCCCCCACAAGATGAAGGGTCGTTCCCTCGCTACGATGCTGCCAGAGGACTTTCATTGCA CAAAACCACGCATCATAGAGGGCCCGGAAGACACCGTAGTGGAATTTGGCGACACGATGACATTGACGTGTCGAGTAACGGGTGATCCGACGCCAAAAATTAAATGGATGAAAAACAAACGGAAATATTTTTGGGAGAGAGAGCGAATGGCGACAGCGGATGACGATAATGAAAAGTACGTGATCCACGAGGACGGTGACAAGTACGTGATCCGCGAGGATGGCACCTTGGTGATATCGGGCACGACCGAACAGGACAGCGGGATATACGAGTGCGTGGCCAGCAGCGACATGGGCTCGACCAAATCGAGAAAGGCCAGAGCGGTGatcacggcggcggcggcggcggcggcggcgacggcagcCCGCTTGATATTCGCCGAAAGGCCGGAATCGCAAAACGTCAGCGTCGGCACCGACGTCACCTTTTCCTGCCGTGCGCGAGCGCTGGCTAATCCCAAGCCGGATGTTCGCTGGTTCCGAGATGGTCGAGCCATCTCCTTTGGCGAGAGAATCTCGCTCGAGAACGACGGCGCCTCGCTGCGCATCCACGCGGTCAAGGAAACCGACGCGGGCAAATACGAGTGTTATCTCAAGAGCATCGACCACATGGTTCATCTCTTCGCGGACTTGAATGTCTTTGTCCGcgactcgtcgtcgtcgtcagccCCCCGATTGCTCTTTAGACCGCGAGACATGGAGGCGGAACCAGATGCCACCGTTGAGGTACCTTGCCGGGCCGAGGGTATCCCAAAGCCGGTGATACAATGGAAAAAGGACGGCAGCGCGCTCGAGGGTAATAGGTTCAAGATCATGCGCGGAGGCAGTCTTGTTATTTTTAACGTGACTCCGCGAGACTCCGGCAG gTACGAGTGCTCGGCTGTAAACGATTACGGACGCGCAACCGCCGATGCTTTGGTGCGCGTTCGGCAGCTCGGTGCAGCGGATACGACGCTCGTCGTACGAGCTTTTCAAAGTGCCACCGAAGAGATCGATCGTGCCATTAATAAAACGCTGTCGTCTCTCTTTAATCCCGACGGCTCGTCCAAACACCAAGTTAATCCATTTCGGCTGGCACGATTTCCGGACGCGATCGGTCGCGCGGCCGCCAGACCAGCCGAGCTCTTCGAGAGAACTCTCGTCAACATTCGACGTATGGTGGATGCCGGCGGAAAGGCAAACGTCACCGCTGACTTTCGTTACGAGGACATCTTGACGACCGATCAG GTGAGGGAGATCGAACGATTGTCCGGATGCACCGGTCATAGACGTCGACAGAACTGCAGCGACAGATGCTTCCATCGGAAATATCGAAGCGTAGACGGCAGCTGCAACAATCTGCGCCATCCTACTTGGGGCTCGTCGTACACGGGCTTCCGAAGAATATTGCGACCGATCTACGAGAATGGTTTCTCGACGCCAGTCGGCTGGGAGAAAGGACGACGGTATCACGGTTATCCGAAGCCCGCCGCGCGTCTCGTGTCGACCACCCTCATCTCCACTCGCCACGTCACATCGGACGATCGGATCAGCCACATGGTGATGCAGTGGGGTCAGTTCTTGGACCACGATCTCGATCACTCGTTACCCTCGGTCTCGAGCGAATCGTGGGACGGCATCGATTGCAAAAAGTCCTGCGACAACGCCGCGCCCTGCTTCCCGATGGAGGTGCCGGCGAACGATCCGCGCGTCGACAACAGACGGTGCATCGACTTCGTGAGAACGAGCGCCGTGTGCGGTTCCGGCGCGACCAGTATCCTCTGGGGTGGCGGTCTGATGCCTCGGGAACAATTGAACCAGCTGACCAGCTACCTCGACGCCTCCCAGGTTTACGGCTACGACGACGAGCTGGCGCGCGACCTGCGCGACACGACCACGGATCGCGGCCTGCTGCGGGAGGGTGTCGCGCTTCCCGGTCGCAAGCCTCTGCTGCCGTACGCTGCCTCCGGCCAGTTCGTCGACTGTCGCAGGAATCCGCTGGAGAGCTCGATCAATTGTTTCGTGGCCGGTGACATTCGCGCCAACGAGCAGGTCGGCCTGCTGGCCATGCACACCATATGGCTGCGCGAGCACAATCGCCTCGCTCGCGCCCTGCGCGACATGAATCCACATTGGAATGGCGAGAGACTCTATCAGGAGGCGAGACGTATCGTCGGCGCTGAGATGCAGCACATCACTTATCGACACTGGTTACCGCGTATATTCGGAGACGGCCAAGAGTCTTCTTTGCCGCCGTACCGGGGCTACGATCCCAACGTCGACGCCAGCGTGTCCAACGTTTTCGCCACCGCCGCCCTGCGCTTCGGCCATTCGCTCATTCAGCCGCGTCTCGAGCGTCTCGACGCCTCCTTCCGATCGATTCCGCAGGGTCCTCTCGAGCTGCGAGACGCCTTTTTCGCGCCGTGGCGATTGGTCGAGGAAGGCGGCGTCGACCCGCTCATCCGAGGTATGTACGCCACGGCGGCGAAACTCAAGCTGCCCGAGCAGAATCTCAACCGAGAGCTCACCGAGCAACTCTTTCGCACCGCGCACGCGGTCGCGCTCGATCTAGCGGCGATGAACGTTCAGCGAGGGAGGGATCACGGGCTACCCGGCTATCTGGAATGGCGCGATTATTGCAACATGTCGCGCGTCGAGACGTTCGAGCATCTGGCTGGCGACATCAGCAGCGCTCGAGTGCGGCaaaagttgcgcgagttgtacGGCCATCCGGCTAATATAGACGTCTGGGTTGGCGGTATTCTCGAGGATCAGTTACCAGGGATGAAGGTTGGACCGCTGTTCAAATGTCTCCTATTGGAGCAATTCCGGCGAACGCGGGACGGCGATCGGTTCTGGTATGAGAATCCGAGTGTCTTTGACGCGCAACAGCTCGTCCAGATCCAGCAAGTGTCACTAGCCAGAATCTTGTGTGACAACGCCGACAATATTACTCGCGTGCAACCCAATGTCTTTCTACTGCCCGAAGCTCCTACAAACGACTTGGTCAGCTGCGACGAGATTCCTTACGTAGACTTGAGTGCGTGGTCCGACTGCTGCGACAATTGCGAGAATCGCGACAATACCATCTTCCGCGTGCGCAGAGAGGCTGAGAAATACTTTCCACCTGCTAATAGTTCCGACGTCCACGTCAACGATGTAGAGTCGTTGAATCGCGATgagaaaatacaatatttactaAGGATGTTCGAAGAAAGTGATAGAGAGGCCAAGAGACTGCGAGACCGGGCTGACGATCTGGCACAAACGGTGAAAGAACTCGAATCAGTTTTAAGAGACGTGTTACGTGAACGCGACAATAGGAAAGTAAAATTAAGCGTGTACAATTGA
- the LOC105198775 gene encoding diphosphomevalonate decarboxylase isoform X1 — MSTVTCIAPVNIAVIKYWGKRDESLILPTNDSISATLDTDQLHAKTTVMISPDFKEDCIWLNGREEDIKNIRLQNCLKEIRKRSQLSDYINDWKIHICSKNNFPTAAGLASSAAGYACLTAALAKLYKIEGDISIIARSGSGSACRSVMGGFVRWQMGSDKYGTDSLAKQIVPTSYWPEMRILILVVNDEQKKVPSAIGMRRSIETSELLKYRIKHVVPERANKMQQAIIEKDFKSFAELTMKDSNQFHAVCLDTYPPCIYTNDISNSIMNLVHSYNDAVNDVKIAYTYDAGPNATLYLLEKDVPAVIGVLDYFFPPPQNVAIEYRRGLSVEGIEPSQVLVEKLKFQKHSPGQLKYMIYTKVGDGPKYLNNPQDHLLDGQGNPINCS; from the exons ATGAGTACCGTTACCTGCATTGCACCGGTCAATATTgcagttattaaatatt gGGGAAAGAGGGATGAATCCCTAATTTTACCAACCAATGATTCTATAAGTGCTACTTTAGATACAGATcag tTGCATGCAAAAACTACTGTTATGATCAGTCCTGATTTCAAAGAAGATTGTATTTGGCTGAATGGAAG ggaagaagatataaaaaatataaggcttcaaaattgtttaaaagagA ttaGGAAACGTTCGCAATTATCCGATTATATAAACGACTGGAAGATTCACATATGTTCAAAGAATAATTTTCCAACTGCTGCTGGTTTAGCTTCGAGTGCTGCAGGATATGCGTGCCTCACAGCAGCATTAGCCAAGCTTTATAAAATtgaa GGAGAcattagtatcatagcgcgttCTGGTTCTGGATCAGCGTGTCGCAGTGTTATGGGTGGTTTTGTAAGGTGGCAAATGGGTTCGGACAAGTATGGAACAGACAGTTTGGCAAAGCAAATCGTGCCTACGTCTTATTGGCCCGAAATGAGGATTTTAATCCTAGTG GTTAACgatgaacaaaaaaaagtacCAAGTGCAATAGGTATGAGACGAAGCATAGAAACATCTGAACTCCTGAAATACAGAATAAAGCATGTAGTCCCAGAAAGAGCAAATAAAATGCAACAAGCGATCATTGAGAAGGATTTCAAAAGTTTTGCCGAACTTACTATGAAGGATTCTAATCAGTTTCATGCTGTGTGCCTGGATACATATCCTCCATGTATTTATACGAACGATATTTCTAACAGTATTATGAATCTCGTACATTCTTATAATGATGCAGTTAACGACGTGAag ATTGCATACACTTATGACGCTGGGCCAAATGCTACGTTATATTTATTAGAGAAAGATGTACCAGCAGTGATAGGTGTTCTCGATTACTTTTTTCCTCCTCCTCAAAATGTTGCGATTGAATATAGAAGAGGACTATCTGTTGAAGGAATTGAGCCTTCACAA GTTCTCGTGGAGAAACTCAAGTTTCAGAAGCATTCACCAGGACAACttaaatatatgatatatactAAAGTGGGAGATGGACCTAAATATCTCAATAATCCACAGGATCATTTGTTGGATGGTCAAGGTAACCCTATTAATTGCTCTTga
- the LOC105198774 gene encoding acyl-coenzyme A thioesterase 13 isoform X1, protein MHAPSLERERTLRCQCLYRQSVNTSESTSIASSYSVQSVAVRYNRIRVQTMSCKMELIKTVLGRMVNTKGFDRCMKNIKLLSAGDGKCKAQFTVAEEHLNPGGFLHGGFTATIIDGVSTCALMTYKTDTPPGASIDLHVTYLKAAFPGETVTVDAKTLRAGKNLAFLTVELTKNDGKDIVAHGQHTKYLGGVKQ, encoded by the exons ATGCATGCGCCATCTCTAGAACGTGAACgtacactacgatgccaatgtCTATACAGACAGTCGGTCAATACCTCGGAAAGCACATCAATTGCATCCAG ttattcgGTACAAAGTGTGGCTGTGAGATATAATAGAATCAGAGTACAAACCATGTCGTGCAAAATGGAACTTATAAAGACCGTTTTGGGAAGAATGGTGAATACCAAAGGTTTTGATCGTTGTATGAAAAAT ATAAAATTGCTATCAGCTGGCGATGGAAAGTGCAAAGCACAATTTACTGTAGCTGAAGAACATTTAAATCCTGGTGGCTTCTTGCATGGTGGTTTTACCGCTACTATTATAGATGGTGTATCTACGTGCGcattaatgacttataaaactGATACTCCTCCTGGTGCTTCCATAGATCTACATGTGAC GTATTTGAAAGCTGCATTTCCTGGTGAAACAGTGACAGTTGATGCTAAAACACTACGTGCTGGGAAGAATTTGGCTTTTCTCACGGTGGAGCTCACAAAGAATGACGGTAAGGATATTGTTGCCCATGGGCAACACACAAAGTATCTTGGAGGGGTTAAACAATGA
- the LOC105198774 gene encoding acyl-coenzyme A thioesterase 13 isoform X2, whose protein sequence is MSCKMELIKTVLGRMVNTKGFDRCMKNIKLLSAGDGKCKAQFTVAEEHLNPGGFLHGGFTATIIDGVSTCALMTYKTDTPPGASIDLHVTYLKAAFPGETVTVDAKTLRAGKNLAFLTVELTKNDGKDIVAHGQHTKYLGGVKQ, encoded by the exons ATGTCGTGCAAAATGGAACTTATAAAGACCGTTTTGGGAAGAATGGTGAATACCAAAGGTTTTGATCGTTGTATGAAAAAT ATAAAATTGCTATCAGCTGGCGATGGAAAGTGCAAAGCACAATTTACTGTAGCTGAAGAACATTTAAATCCTGGTGGCTTCTTGCATGGTGGTTTTACCGCTACTATTATAGATGGTGTATCTACGTGCGcattaatgacttataaaactGATACTCCTCCTGGTGCTTCCATAGATCTACATGTGAC GTATTTGAAAGCTGCATTTCCTGGTGAAACAGTGACAGTTGATGCTAAAACACTACGTGCTGGGAAGAATTTGGCTTTTCTCACGGTGGAGCTCACAAAGAATGACGGTAAGGATATTGTTGCCCATGGGCAACACACAAAGTATCTTGGAGGGGTTAAACAATGA
- the LOC105198775 gene encoding diphosphomevalonate decarboxylase isoform X2 codes for MSTVTCIAPVNIAVIKYWGKRDESLILPTNDSISATLDTDQLHAKTTVMISPDFKEDCIWLNGREEDIKNIRLQNCLKEIRKRSQLSDYINDWKIHICSKNNFPTAAGLASSAAGYACLTAALAKLYKIEGDISIIARSGSGSACRSVMGGFVRWQMGSDKYGTDSLAKQIVPTSYWPEMRILILVVNDEQKKVPSAIGMRRSIETSELLKYRIKHVVPERANKMQQAIIEKDFKSFAELTMKDSNQFHAVCLDTYPPCIYTNDISNSIMNLVHSYNDAVNDVKIAYTYDAGPNATLYLLEKDVPAVIGVLDYFFPPPQNVAIEYRRGLSVEGIEPSQVLVEKLKFQKHSPGQLKYMIYTKVGDGPKYLNNPQDHLLDGQG; via the exons ATGAGTACCGTTACCTGCATTGCACCGGTCAATATTgcagttattaaatatt gGGGAAAGAGGGATGAATCCCTAATTTTACCAACCAATGATTCTATAAGTGCTACTTTAGATACAGATcag tTGCATGCAAAAACTACTGTTATGATCAGTCCTGATTTCAAAGAAGATTGTATTTGGCTGAATGGAAG ggaagaagatataaaaaatataaggcttcaaaattgtttaaaagagA ttaGGAAACGTTCGCAATTATCCGATTATATAAACGACTGGAAGATTCACATATGTTCAAAGAATAATTTTCCAACTGCTGCTGGTTTAGCTTCGAGTGCTGCAGGATATGCGTGCCTCACAGCAGCATTAGCCAAGCTTTATAAAATtgaa GGAGAcattagtatcatagcgcgttCTGGTTCTGGATCAGCGTGTCGCAGTGTTATGGGTGGTTTTGTAAGGTGGCAAATGGGTTCGGACAAGTATGGAACAGACAGTTTGGCAAAGCAAATCGTGCCTACGTCTTATTGGCCCGAAATGAGGATTTTAATCCTAGTG GTTAACgatgaacaaaaaaaagtacCAAGTGCAATAGGTATGAGACGAAGCATAGAAACATCTGAACTCCTGAAATACAGAATAAAGCATGTAGTCCCAGAAAGAGCAAATAAAATGCAACAAGCGATCATTGAGAAGGATTTCAAAAGTTTTGCCGAACTTACTATGAAGGATTCTAATCAGTTTCATGCTGTGTGCCTGGATACATATCCTCCATGTATTTATACGAACGATATTTCTAACAGTATTATGAATCTCGTACATTCTTATAATGATGCAGTTAACGACGTGAag ATTGCATACACTTATGACGCTGGGCCAAATGCTACGTTATATTTATTAGAGAAAGATGTACCAGCAGTGATAGGTGTTCTCGATTACTTTTTTCCTCCTCCTCAAAATGTTGCGATTGAATATAGAAGAGGACTATCTGTTGAAGGAATTGAGCCTTCACAA GTTCTCGTGGAGAAACTCAAGTTTCAGAAGCATTCACCAGGACAACttaaatatatgatatatactAAAGTGGGAGATGGACCTAAATATCTCAATAATCCACAGGATCATTTGTTGGATGGTCAAG GATGA